The DNA segment GTAATGGTTGTGCAGTTGATGTTGCCACTTAAGGCACTTACGTAAGACTACATGCAAattgtatttaatatattttatgttacgtattaatttgattataaattgGTGAATTTTGTTGGATCTGTTCGATAATAGAGTTGATTGATACCTAGATAATATTAAAACTTATCATATGAAATTTGGAGTAAAGACAAATACACTCGAGAACTCTCTGGAAATTGAAAAGATTCACttttactaattaatttcaTGATTAGTTGATCAAATATCTCTGAACTACATATAAATACTGCCAAAATTACAAAATGATTAATATTTGAATAGTTTAGCTTTATAATACAAGTACTTCCATGATCTTGGAGTTTACTAAACCTTTATAcctatttattaatattatatataagagttttatatattgataaaatatatgaGATCAATATAATTTATACTCTGCTCTCGTATTACGAGCAAATTAACTTAGATTTGATCCAGTTGTTGTTATTGTTTGTACTATCTATTTCACTGATCAATTAGAAGAGACCATACACATTTTGATACATCCAAAAGATAGGTATATGGGAAGAAACATAATCAACATTAGACACAAGCATTTTTGGCTAAATTAAGTACCAGTAAAAAACATGTGTTACCAAAGTGTTGGTAGCAAACTAGCAAGTAGCCTCCTACTCAGAGCCGGTCCTACAAATTTAAAGGTTACAagtcaaaacaaaaaatgtagCCAAAATGGAAGAGGGAATACTCAAACCCGGCCTTGGAATGTATGTTGACAGCCTTATTAACCACTAGACTAACACGTATTTTGACAAATATGTGGCCgatattttacttatttattgaCGGCCAGAAGCCCATGCTCCTACTAGAGGCGATTCTCTTATATGTCCCCGGTTCaaactattatttaaattagaataTCTAAAGGTTAACTTGAAATCTAGAAAAAATCATAGGCATAAGATTTGGAATTTCCActgtaaacaaaaaataattagcAAATAATACTCGCATTTTGAGGGACATATCCAACATAAGCTTTAGGTAACCTAGACATTCATTTTCTGATATCATATATCTTGATACCACACGTATTTACCCTTCGAAAACACACCACTATaagtggaaaaaaaaagaaaaagaaacccaGCAGCGCCTCTGCTTGTAGAGAGAAACATCTTCTCTATTCAAGAGAGAAACATGGTGATAGTTTGTCAGTTTCGTGCTCCGAATACTAAATTACGTTTACCAGTAAAAATATTTGATCTTTTTACTTATAAGAAAAAACGCTTGATCTTGTGTTTacaaacaaaagtaaaaatatttgatctttttatatataagaaaaaatgcTTGATCTTGTGTTTACAAACAAATACAAGAATATAACCTATATTTGATAAAAGTCCAtttaataaaaagatgaaacgcCCAAAACGATCTCAAAAGCCCAAAACACCAAAAGGCCCAAAATACCAAATCATTGTTTACCACTGAAATTTTCCAACACAAGAAAGAACAAACATAACAGATAAGTGTtatcctcatcttcttctcccaacTCATTGAGAAAAAAAAGCAAAGGGAATTTGGTGTCACTATGAACATTGCCACTTATTATCGTCACTCCAACGTCATCCTTAATCTTCATGTAGACAAGACTTTAGTGAGGACTCGACAAGGAAGGTCAAATGATATTACATTCATAACAAGAAcacaaggaagaagaagaaagatgggaTTGTGTTTGGTAAAAGCATGTGCCGCTACGGGAGAATCAGAAGACGAATCCAGAGAACAAAGCAAGACCGAGAGAAGAAGTTTCTTGACCTTAGCAGAAGCCGGTCTTGTCGAAATCTCGGGCCTTGGTGCACACGAGAAGTTTCTCTGTCGACTAACGGTAAATTAAATTATACTCTCATTATTTCGTGTGTTATAGGTTTTTCACATACTTAAAAAGAAAGTATTTGCAATGCCAAATTTTACGCTAATCTATAATCAGGTAATTCAACTTGATGatttttaactaaatttatGATATGAACTAGGAAATAAAACCTCAACTTTATATAATTTGGATACATTTATGTTTATGAAACTAAAAAGAAATCTCAAAACATACATTTTCAAGAAACGGATGGACCATAATCAACAATCTATCAAGCAATAGTTTATATATGTAGATTGATTAAATGGCTTGGAAAAATATGTACATTGATTTTAAGAGAGAGATTCGCATTAACTTGGGTTATATCTTGAAAATTGGAGTGATACAGATATCATCGTTGAACTTACTAAGGGTGATATCGGAGCAAGAAGGATGTTCAATAGAAGAGTTAAATGCTGGAAAAATATGCGATTGGTTCTTTAAAGATAAGCTGAAGAGAGAGCAGAACATGGAATCTGCCGTTCTTCAATGGGATGATCCCGATTTTCCATTTTAATACTATCTTATCATTACATTTTAAGGTACAAAATAGTATGATTGTCCATTGAAAATGTTGAGTCGAATTGAAGATATTATTAGCTTCTTCATTTTCAACGTGGGTGTTGAGTCAAACTGAAAATATTAGCTTCTATTTACAAAGTGAATATATATGTACACGTATGTATTGGTACGTTTTGATCTGCATAGGAACTGAAATATAAGCCCTTCGTTATAACTATTACTATGTTTCACATTATCCTAAACAAACAAGTTTAGTTGTTGATAGCTCCACATATATACCTTGTTCAAAACCAACTCTTCTACTCGTCTCCATGAATTTTATTTCTCCGAGCAGTTAGTATGGTCGGAGCGTAGAAGAATCATTAAGACGCCACACACATGTTATTCCAAAAACTCATACGTAACTGCTTCCTTGCCCTCTATTTCCTTCCACAAACAAGTTTCAAGCTCCTAACAAAAATTGGCACTGATTCCATCTCTAATCAACCTCTTTTTTAGAGTTTCTTATTAtaggaaaaaatataattaacattttgcttcaatgtatttttctatGATGGAGCTATATTTTCTTCTATTTATACATAAATGTTATATGTGTCTCTGAATATAGAGAAAAGTAGCATTTCATCTCTACTTTTGAGTTTTTTctgttatagaaaaaaatagaagtgataaaattttgtttaactCGAGAAACTTCCCAATGTTGAAGGAGTTGCAGCTTCCCAATATAGACTTCACCCAAACAGAAAATAAATCCTACCCGGACATTGACCATATATGAGTTAGAAATAAAATGTACGTTGACTAATAAGATACAAGTATATCACAAACTCTCAGCCGTACGATATATCGACTATGCACTAAAACGTGTTTTCAACAATTCTGAATATTATCCATGACTAAAATGGCTTGAAAGCAAAAACATCAAGCCAGCATCAATAAAGACTTTTGGAAGACAACCCAATACGCTGTCGTTTTTAAAGTATGTCACTGTCGCTTTTAATCCCCACCCTCCACTTACCGCGATTCGATGTTCTTCCGCTAATCAAGCACCCAAACATATACAAATCCAATTATATAatcttataataaatataatataaaaaaatcaaaatcacttaACGAAAACACGGACGCGAAATCAACGAGTTAAAATCCACTTTTCTATCTCCCTCTTGCGTCCGATCTCcctttctctctcctctctactcatccaaaacaaaaacaaaacaagtcaACTCATCTGGTCGGAAAATTCCATGTCTTAACTGTCCGAGATGACTATGACGACGGAGGAGAAACCAGCTTCAGATGGCCGAGGAGGTTGGGGTTTCTTCAAGATCCCGTTTCGAAACTCCAGCGGTCGCGGAAACGCAGCATCGAGTGCCGCCACGTCACCGTTtccatcgtcttcttcttctacatCTTCTCATCTCCATAACCATCACCATCACCACAACAaccatcatcaccatcatcagcTTGGCTATAACGGGCCTCATGGTGATGGATCGGGTCAGAATCAGCACCCGACTCCTTCTCCCTCGGTATCGTCTGTGGCTAAGTCGTTTCTGCCTACGAAACGCAGATTGAAGCTTGATCCGTCGGAGAAACTCTATTTCCCTTGTGAGTTTTGTTCGAATCTCATCTGAATCGGATTCGTAGGGTTGTTTTTGCAATTAAAAAATTTTCGATCTGGTTTTGGATAAAAGATATGATATTGACTTAATAGTGAAATAAAGTTTGAAGAATAGTTGACGTTGACCTGATTTTACTATTATGGCATTTTGAGCATTTCTAAATTAGGAAGcttttggtatatatatatgttggcCATGAATATGATTCTGTTACTTGATTATATGAATTAgattatttattatcttttttttttttgaagatgaGCCTGGGAAGCAAGTGAGGAGTGctattaagattaaaaatacCAGCAAATCTCATGTAGCGTTTAAGGTATGTTTTTTCTTATCTaagtgtttttttaattatcagAATGTTTTGCATTTTGTATTTGTGCTTACTCTCGTTGCTCCTCTTCAGTTTCAAACAACTGCACCGAAGAGTTGTTTCATGCGTCCACCGGGTGCCATTCTTGCTCCTGGAGAGACTATTATCGCCACTGGTAATTGTTTTTTTCCATTTATTCTTGATGATGCTATTAGAGAAATGAGTGTAGAAGAGTGTGCATGTGACTCTATTTCTCTCCATTGTTGTTGAACTGTTACAGTGTTCAAATTTGTTGAGCCTCCGGAGAATAATGAGAAGCCAATGGATCAAAAGAGCAGAGTTAAGTTTAAAATCATGAGCCTGAAGGTGAAAGGTCCAATGGACTATGTGCCTGAGCTGGTATGTTGATTTTATCATCTCTTGTTTGAACTTGTAAATTGTAGATTAGTAATAACATGTCACCACTATCCAATTTGAACATCTAAATCATctcaaaaacataataaaagtaGGTATTTCCAGCTACTTTTTAGGCCTAGGCATATAAACCGAGCATGTTTGATATTGTTTGTCATGTTCTTAGGCTTTACTGAATATTCTTTTCCGCAGTTTGATGAGCAAAAGGATGATGTGTCTAAGGAGCAAATATTGCGTGTTATCTTCTTGGATCCAGAACGTCCCAACCCTGTGAGTATCTGAAACATATGAAATCAATTCTCAACTACACAGTGTCTTTTTCACTAATTATCTATCTGTATGATTTATTATTGAAAAAGGCACTGGAGAAACTGAAGCGTCAGCTAGCTGAAGCAGATGCAGCAGTGGAGGAAAGAAAGAAGCCACCAGAGGAAACAGGTCCAAAGATGATTGGAGAAGGACTCGTGATCGATGAATGGGTGAGAGTCACACTTTTACCATCTTTAGTTTCTTCCATTAGATGATATGTGAAAAATCTGACATTGTtatggtctctctctctcctctgtaATGAAAACACAGAAGGAACGCCGAGAGAGATATCTTGCACAGCAACAAGGCGAAGGAGTTGACTCTGTCTAAGAACTAAGAAGATCCTTCTCAggacaaaaaaaacaagtgtGTGCTtgtgaagaaagaagaagagaccaAGATATTAAATTTTCTCTGCTAACTTCCATATTCATAATGGAATCTAAGGATCatgttagtaaaaaaaaaagacaaagaatgAAACTTtttcatgtaaaaaaaaaaaaagtaaacttgGGGGGTTTGTTAATGAATTGTTCATGTTAAAAGACTAATAAAAAATGCTGAATCCACCCGGTTGATTTAACCTTAAACCGAATCTCTTTTTCATACTTAAACCGTACCGGTCAGGACCCAGAATCCAATTCGAATGTTCGGTAGGACCGGGGTATCGAACCAGGAATCTTTAAATCAAAAGATGCTAAAAAGGATCTTTTCTTACGTGTACAACTTCTcaacctttcttcttcttcatcatctctgCTCTCTGCTTCGTCGTCCTTCCTCCCTCTCAATTCATTCACCGGCGTTGACGACCCGTCGCAGCTCAGGACGAAGATTGTACGgattgtaaattttattataatgtcGATGAGCAATTCGTTGAAGAAGCTCTCGTCTTGTGTTCTTATTGATCTCGACGGAACCCTAATCAACACAGGTATATATACTTGTAATCAGCTTATCTTCTCGTAACTTTGAAATTCGATTTGATTTGATGTGTTAACTTGTAGATGGTGTAGTGAGTGATATATTGAGGAAGTATTTAAGTAAATATGGAAAGCAGTGGGATGGGAGAGAGGCGCTGAAGATAGTGGGGAAGACTCCGTTAGAAGCTGCGACTACCATTGTTGAAGATTATGGACTTCCTTGTGGTGTTGATGAGTTCAATTCTGAGTTTTACCCTTTGTTCTCTGCTCAGTAAGTTAAAAAAGTTCCCtcctttttgtttttgcttttgtttcttttggttttgagtgtttttttttgtgtgtgtgtgtttgtaggATGGATAAGATCAAGTCTCTTCCTGGTGCTAATAGGTTGATTCGGCATTTGAATGGGCATGGTGTGCCTATGGCATTGGCTTCTAACTCTTCAAGGGCTAATATTGAATCCAAGATCTCTTATCATCAAGGTATGAACTTTGTTTTATGAGATGTTTACTCAGTGAAGAGTAATCTCTGTGTCGTCTTTTGTGTAGGTTGGAAGGAATGCTTCTCGGTTATTGTTGGTAGTGATGAAGTTTCCAAAGGAAAGCCTTCTCCTGATATGTAAGTTCAAGCAAAACACTGGCCAGTTCACAATTGTAATGAAGCTGATAGACTTTTTTGTACTGAAAAGTTTTCTGGAAGCAgcgaggaagttgaataaagATCCTGGAGAGTGTTTGGTTATTGAAGATTCTGTGTGAGTCTTTAACTTTTAGCTTATTGTTTTTGTAGCTGAGCATTTGGTTTCTCTCTTGAGTAATAATAGTTAGGTTGAATTGGCAGGCCTGGTGTTTTGGCTGGTAAAGCTGCTGGGGCCTCAGTGATTGCTGTGCCTTCTTTGCCTAAACAAACTCATCTCTATACTTCTGCAGACGAAGTCATTAATTCTCTGCTTGACTTAAAACCTGAGAAATGGGGTCTTCCTCCATTTCAAGACTGTAAGCAAACACTCATGAACTTCTCTCActaatctttttttcttctcagtGAAAAAGACTTTGATTTGCGTTTTGCAGGGATAGAGAACACTTTGCCTATCGATCCTTGGCGTATAGGAGGTCCAGTTATCAAAGGATTTGGCCGTGGCTCTAAAGTACTCGGAATCCCCACAGGTTTGCACAATTACCATTAagctcttctttctcttcaccTTTGTATGGCTTTTTTTCTTATTTCCGGATTTGTTTTCAGCTAACTTGTCAACAAAGGATTACGCTGAGGAGCTAGTGGAGCATCCTTCGGGAGTGTACTTTGGTTGGGCGGGGTTAGCAACGAGAGGTGTCTTTAAAATGGTCATGAGCATTGGTTGGAATCCTTATTTCAACAACACTGAGAAAACTATTGTGAGTTTATATGAAACGTTTTTTTAAACTTGTTCACTCTTGCagtgctttttttttctttaaattgaGCCTATGTTTACGTAGGAGCCATGGTTGCTTCACGATTTCACTGAAGATTTCTATGGAGAAGAGCTACGTCTTATAATCGTTGGTTATATACGTCCTGAGGTATTTGTTATTATCATCATCTATTCTCATATGACTCTCATGTGATGTGATGTggtcatcttcttcttgcagGCTAACTTCCCTTCACTGGAGAGTCTGGTCGCAAAGATTCACGCGGACAGGGAAGTTGCAGAGAAGGCTCTTGATCTTCCATCGTATGCTAAGTTTAAAGATGATCCTTACCTGACTAAATGATCAAAATCATTTTATGTAAAGAAtcaaaaactcttttttttttcctcacaTTCTTGATTATGAATTGATTTTATAATCAAACTCGATGATTGTTTTCGAAACTCGAATAAGACTTTTGTCTTTGCTTTACTTTACCGTCAAGCAATAGTGAAACAGGTTCTTGcattaaagaaaagaaaacaatacaTAAACTTTGTTCGTGTCTGAAACGAAACAAACAAAGTACTACTTACTAGTTACTAATCGTATCCTTTGATTGATTATATTATGAGTTactaaccaaaccaaaaaaaaaacatatcgtTTTCTTGGTTCGTTAATGGACTTTTCCCATCTCGACACGACCATTCTCATCTCCCTCAACGAACCTTGACCAATACCAATGCGATCTCCACACCTGATTCATCTCCTCAATCGGCACACCTCTCGTCTCCGGCAAGAAAACGTAGATGAAAACCGACATCACCGCCACGAAAAACGCGAAGAATATGAACAACCCGAACTTCATGTGACAAAGCATCATCAGAAACACTTGCGCGATTATGAACGTGAAGATCATGTTCATCGACACCGTTACGCTCTGAGCCGCAGATCGGATCTCCAGCGGGAAAATCTCCGAGGGAACAAGCCAACCGAGTGGACCCCACGACCAAGCGAACGCCGCCACGTAGATGCATATGAACAAGACCACAACAATGGCGTACCACTTTGGTAGAACCCCAGGGTTCCCGTCGACCCCGAACTTGGCTCCGATCGCCGCCGCAACAGCAATCTAAGAAGAAGGCAATTGAAATGTTAAACCGGTACTCAATAATCTGATTTaaataatactattaaattttaaaaaattattgaaaatattttgtttaaaagtttaatcatataaattaaaatataatatatatatatagtatttttaaaaaaatatttaccctccgcaaaaattagttctaacgagtttttgaatttaaaaagtttacAACAGTTTGAAacgatttattttgttttatgtgAATGTTGTAAAACACCAACAAACCAGACTCTTACGGGAAGCAGCAGTGGGGAATTTTCCGCAATATTCGTATCGTGGACACCTTAACCGAAGAGAGCAGAACCACTACCAAACTATTGCGGATGGTAACCAGAAAGCTAATGATATTTAACCGGGTTTAGGATATGAAACCTCGGAAAACAGCATTTGGATATGTTAAACCGGCTAAACCAAAACATAATAACCGGATTAGTTTCAGAGACGAGAACCTGAGAAATTAGCATTTGAAGTCCTCCCTCAAGGAAGAGAAACCGTCTCCCCCATTTATCAACTCCATAAATCGAAACAACGGTGGCTCCGACGTTAACCAAACCGGTAACAACCGCCGACATCAAAGCCGCGTCGTTTTCAAACCCGATCGTTTGAAACAGCACCGGCGCGTAGAACATGATGACGTTGATCCCCGTGAGCTGCTGGAAAGAAGGGATCAGAATCGCCATAGTAAGATGCGGCCTGTACTTCCTCTGCAACAGGTTGCGCCACGGATGCTCCACGAGCTTCGAAGCTTCGCTGGCGGCGATCAAGTCGTTCATCTCGTCTTCGACGTCGTCGACGCCTCGGATCTTACGGAGtttcgtctcggcttgcttgaATCGGCCTCGCTCGATCATGGAGTTCGGTGTGTCCGGGAGGATGAGGGATCCGACGGTGATGATGAGAGCGGGAACGACGGCGCCGCCGAGGCTGAGCCGCCAGCCCCAGCCGCCGGGAatcttggagaagaagaagtttaGGACGCTGGCGACGAGGATGCCTATGGTGATCGAGAGCTGGAACCCGATGTTCAGTGCTCCTCTGTATTTGTATGGTGCCATCTCCGAGAGGTACAACGGTACGGACTGtcaatttgaaaagaaaaaaagtattgacgttattttgtaaatatgatgTATTGTAAGGGTACAAAATCAAACACTAAGTTCCACCCCAAGATTTTCAATTTGGAAAAGAATCTAAAAGCTTTGAGTATACTTTGTGATACTTAGACCATGTCAGAGACTACCTGTACAATAGAGTTGTCATATACTCCACTGATACTCTATTTTAACGtggaaaataaaatgataataaattaaaatattattattttaaactttattttataacaaaaaaattaaaacattattactctaaattctatttaaaataaaaaataaagtgaagTTAGAGATGTTTTTG comes from the Brassica rapa cultivar Chiifu-401-42 chromosome A01, CAAS_Brap_v3.01, whole genome shotgun sequence genome and includes:
- the LOC103859048 gene encoding uncharacterized protein LOC103859048, giving the protein MNIATYYRHSNVILNLHVDKTLVRTRQGRSNDITFITRTQGRRRKMGLCLVKACAATGESEDESREQSKTERRSFLTLAEAGLVEISGLGAHEKFLCRLTISSLNLLRVISEQEGCSIEELNAGKICDWFFKDKLKREQNMESAVLQWDDPDFPF
- the LOC103859059 gene encoding vesicle-associated protein 4-2; this encodes MTMTTEEKPASDGRGGWGFFKIPFRNSSGRGNAASSAATSPFPSSSSSTSSHLHNHHHHHNNHHHHHQLGYNGPHGDGSGQNQHPTPSPSVSSVAKSFLPTKRRLKLDPSEKLYFPYEPGKQVRSAIKIKNTSKSHVAFKFQTTAPKSCFMRPPGAILAPGETIIATVFKFVEPPENNEKPMDQKSRVKFKIMSLKVKGPMDYVPELFDEQKDDVSKEQILRVIFLDPERPNPALEKLKRQLAEADAAVEERKKPPEETGPKMIGEGLVIDEWKERRERYLAQQQGEGVDSV
- the LOC103859068 gene encoding bifunctional riboflavin kinase/FMN phosphatase produces the protein MSMSNSLKKLSSCVLIDLDGTLINTDGVVSDILRKYLSKYGKQWDGREALKIVGKTPLEAATTIVEDYGLPCGVDEFNSEFYPLFSAQMDKIKSLPGANRLIRHLNGHGVPMALASNSSRANIESKISYHQGWKECFSVIVGSDEVSKGKPSPDIFLEAARKLNKDPGECLVIEDSVPGVLAGKAAGASVIAVPSLPKQTHLYTSADEVINSLLDLKPEKWGLPPFQDWIENTLPIDPWRIGGPVIKGFGRGSKVLGIPTANLSTKDYAEELVEHPSGVYFGWAGLATRGVFKMVMSIGWNPYFNNTEKTIEPWLLHDFTEDFYGEELRLIIVGYIRPEANFPSLESLVAKIHADREVAEKALDLPSYAKFKDDPYLTK
- the LOC103859077 gene encoding sugar transport protein 12, producing MPAVGIVIGDGNREYPGKLTLYVTMTCIVAAMGGLIFGYDIGISGGVTTMDSFQKEFFPSVYEKQKNDQESSKYCKFDSIPLTLFTSSLYLAALCSCVVASYVTREFGRKLSMLLGGVLFCAGALLNGFATAVWMLIVGRLLLGFGIGFTNQSVPLYLSEMAPYKYRGALNIGFQLSITIGILVASVLNFFFSKIPGGWGWRLSLGGAVVPALIITVGSLILPDTPNSMIERGRFKQAETKLRKIRGVDDVEDEMNDLIAASEASKLVEHPWRNLLQRKYRPHLTMAILIPSFQQLTGINVIMFYAPVLFQTIGFENDAALMSAVVTGLVNVGATVVSIYGVDKWGRRFLFLEGGLQMLISQIAVAAAIGAKFGVDGNPGVLPKWYAIVVVLFICIYVAAFAWSWGPLGWLVPSEIFPLEIRSAAQSVTVSMNMIFTFIIAQVFLMMLCHMKFGLFIFFAFFVAVMSVFIYVFLPETRGVPIEEMNQVWRSHWYWSRFVEGDENGRVEMGKVH